CGCATAGCAaatgaattataaaaatgtttatacAGTTGGTATGtctttattaaaattttatttactttatataataagccAGATATCATCGAACTTGCAACTACTCCCAGGAACAAATTACCAAATGTTTTTGCAGAATTAGAATTTATATCAGAAAATTCCCTAGCAactaataaattattatcatGTTCAAATTCTTCTGTCTTTTCTTGtgctaaaaatttttcttcacattttaatatatttatcgCTTTTTTCGGGTCgtaatatttacattttttataaaaatcttCATTCTTATTCTTATATTCTcgaatatataatatgtcaAATTGTTCATAAAGTTGAGATTTCTGTTTGAAATATTCTTCATATATCTTGCATTTTTCATAACTAGAACCAGCTATTTTAATAACTTCATCATAATCGACACAATAATCATAAAGATCCTTACTCTTTTTCCAGttatttaatgaaataaatgcatTTACCTGATGCAGGCAATTATCGGCATGTACTTGATTGATACCTGTAAAAACATTGCTTAAAACAAACTTAAAATTAGCATAAGGAACAATAACACTTCTAGGATTATGTTCGAAATGTTCAAACAACTGTTCGTATATCCAAAGGCTCAAAAGGTTACAATGCTGATCATTCAaatgttcttcattttttacttcataaTTAGTTTTTAGATATTGTACAAGATTTTCACAAATACTTATAATTTCTGAATCGGGGTCGCCTAGAATATACAGTAATTTACATTCTTCTTTGTGATGACCTAATTTGTTATATGAAGTTTTcaaattatgataaaaaatttctgatgGTAATTCTATTGAAGACATGTTTAAGTAATTCTAAGTAAAAGGAATTTTTCGTGAATTCTTAGGTTTAGGTCTTAGGTTTCAAGGGTTTCAGGCTTTACTCTTAGGGTTTTAGgcttttagggttcagggtttagggtttagggttcagggtttttGTTAGCGTTTAGTGCTCATTTGTTCAGAGTTTAGTACTTTAGGTTTTGGAGagtagggttcagggtttagggtgtattagttattttttttatgcggaACCGTATCATGAGGAATGGAATTGAGCGTTCATTTAATACaatgttaatttatttcttatattgctcaattataatataattgatatttctttttctctgtaatatttttgccATCAATAATCATACGTATAATTTTatggaacatattataatg
The sequence above is drawn from the Plasmodium cynomolgi strain B DNA, scaffold: 1165, whole genome shotgun sequence genome and encodes:
- a CDS encoding hypothetical protein (putative); its protein translation is MSSIELPSEIFYHNLKTSYNKLGHHKEECKLLYILGDPDSEIISICENLVQYLKTNYEVKNEEHLNDQHCNLLSLWIYEQLFEHFEHNPRSVIVPYANFKFVLSNVFTGINQVHADNCLHQVNAFISLNNWKKSKDLYDYCVDYDEVIKIAGSSYEKCKIYEEYFKQKSQLYEQFDILYIREYKNKNEDFYKKCKYYDPKKAINILKCEEKFLAQEKTEEFEHDNNLLVAREFSDINSNSAKTFGNLFLGVVASSMISGLLYKVNKILIKTYQL